The Streptomyces sp. CC0208 genome window below encodes:
- the hpnH gene encoding adenosyl-hopene transferase HpnH codes for MAMPLRQSIKVATYLAEQKLRKREKFPLIVELEPLFACNLKCEGCGKIQHPAGVLKQRMPVAQAVGAVLESGAPMVSIAGGEPLMHPQIDEIVRQLVAKKKYVFLCTNAMLLRKKMDKFKPSPYFAFAVHIDGLRERHDESVAKEGVFDEAVEAIKEAKKRGFRVTTNSTFFNTDTPQTIIEVLNFLNDDLKVDEMMISPAYAYEKAPDQEHFLGVEQTRELFKKAFAGGNRKKWRLNHSPLFLDFLEGKVDFPCTAWAIPNYSLFGWQRPCYLMSDGYVPTYRELIEETDWDKYGRGKDPRCANCMAHCGYEPTAVLATMGSLKESLRAMRETVSGNRE; via the coding sequence ATGGCCATGCCGCTGCGTCAGTCCATCAAGGTCGCTACATACTTGGCCGAACAGAAGCTCCGCAAGCGGGAGAAGTTCCCGTTGATCGTGGAGCTGGAGCCCCTCTTCGCGTGCAACCTCAAGTGCGAGGGCTGCGGCAAGATCCAGCATCCGGCGGGTGTGCTCAAGCAGCGCATGCCGGTGGCGCAGGCCGTCGGGGCGGTCCTTGAGTCCGGTGCGCCGATGGTCTCCATCGCCGGCGGCGAGCCGCTGATGCACCCTCAGATCGATGAGATCGTGCGGCAGTTGGTGGCGAAGAAGAAGTACGTCTTTCTCTGCACCAACGCCATGCTGCTGCGCAAGAAGATGGACAAGTTCAAGCCCTCTCCCTACTTCGCCTTCGCGGTGCACATCGACGGGCTGCGTGAGCGGCACGACGAGTCCGTGGCCAAGGAGGGTGTGTTCGACGAGGCCGTGGAGGCGATCAAGGAGGCCAAGAAGCGTGGCTTCCGGGTCACCACCAACTCGACCTTCTTCAACACCGACACCCCGCAGACCATCATCGAGGTGCTCAACTTCCTCAACGACGACCTCAAGGTCGACGAGATGATGATCTCGCCCGCCTACGCCTACGAGAAGGCACCCGACCAGGAGCACTTCCTGGGCGTGGAGCAGACCCGCGAGCTGTTCAAGAAGGCCTTCGCGGGCGGCAACCGCAAGAAGTGGCGGCTCAACCACTCCCCGCTCTTCCTGGACTTCCTGGAGGGCAAGGTCGACTTCCCGTGCACGGCCTGGGCGATCCCGAACTACTCCCTGTTCGGCTGGCAGCGGCCCTGCTACCTGATGAGCGACGGGTACGTGCCGACGTACCGCGAACTCATCGAGGAGACCGACTGGGACAAGTACGGCCGCGGCAAGGACCCGCGCTGCGCCAACTGCATGGCGCACTGCGGCTACGAGCCGACCGCCGTCCTCGCCACCATGGGCTCGCTCAAGGAGTCGCTGCGCGCCATGCGTGAGACGGTCTCCGGAAACCGCGAGTAG
- the shc gene encoding squalene--hopene cyclase: protein MTATTDGSTGALPPRAAAASETHLDTPVAAGIQEAAVRAVQRATEHLLARQDAEGWWKGDLETNVTMDAEDLLLRQFLGIRDESTTRAAAKFIRGEQREDGTWAGFYGGPGELSTTVEAYVALRLDGDAPDAPHMAKASAWIRAQGGIAAARVFTRIWLALFGWWKWEDLPELPPELIYFPKWAPLNIYDFGCWARQTIVPLTIVSAKRPVRPAPFPLDELHADPADPNPAKPLAPVASWDGAFQRLDKAMHQLRKVAPRRLRRAAMNSAARWIIERQENDGCWGGIQPPAVYSVIALHLLGYDLQHPVMRAGLESLDRFAIWREDGSRMIEACQSPVWDTCLATIALVDAGVPADHPQLVKAADWMLGEEIVRPGDWSVKRPQLPPGGWAFEFHNDNYPDIDDTAEVVLALRRVRHHDPDRVENAIGRGVRWNLGMQSKNGAWGAFDVDNTSPFPNRLPFCDFGEVIDPPSADVTAHVVEMLAVEGLSHDPRTRRGIEWLLAEQEPDGSWFGRWGVNYIYGTGSVVPALTAAGLPASHPAIRRAVAWLEKVQNDDGGWGEDLRSYKYVKEWSGRGASTASQTAWALMALLAAGERDSKAVERGVEWLASTQRADGSWDEPYFTGTGFPWDFSINYHLYRQVFPLTALGRYVHGEPFSRTEAL, encoded by the coding sequence ATGACAGCGACGACCGACGGAAGCACCGGGGCCCTGCCGCCCCGCGCTGCCGCGGCCAGCGAAACCCACCTCGACACCCCCGTGGCGGCCGGGATACAAGAAGCCGCCGTGCGTGCCGTCCAGCGCGCGACCGAGCACCTGCTCGCCCGGCAGGACGCCGAGGGCTGGTGGAAGGGCGACCTCGAGACCAACGTCACGATGGACGCCGAGGACCTGCTGCTCCGTCAGTTCCTGGGTATCCGCGACGAGTCGACCACCCGGGCCGCCGCCAAGTTCATCCGCGGCGAGCAGCGCGAGGACGGCACCTGGGCCGGCTTCTACGGCGGGCCCGGCGAACTCTCCACCACCGTCGAGGCGTACGTCGCTCTTCGCCTGGACGGCGACGCCCCGGACGCCCCGCACATGGCGAAGGCCTCCGCCTGGATCCGCGCCCAGGGCGGGATCGCCGCCGCCCGGGTGTTCACCCGGATCTGGCTCGCCCTGTTCGGCTGGTGGAAGTGGGAGGACCTGCCCGAACTCCCGCCGGAGCTCATCTACTTCCCCAAGTGGGCCCCGCTCAACATCTACGACTTCGGCTGCTGGGCCCGCCAGACCATCGTCCCGCTGACGATCGTGTCCGCGAAGCGCCCGGTGCGGCCCGCGCCCTTCCCGCTGGACGAACTGCACGCCGACCCGGCCGACCCGAACCCGGCCAAACCCCTCGCCCCGGTGGCGAGTTGGGACGGCGCCTTCCAGCGGCTCGACAAGGCGATGCACCAGCTGCGCAAGGTCGCCCCGCGCAGACTCCGCAGAGCCGCGATGAACAGCGCGGCCCGCTGGATCATCGAGCGGCAGGAGAACGACGGCTGCTGGGGCGGCATCCAGCCCCCGGCCGTGTACTCGGTGATCGCCCTCCACCTGCTCGGCTACGACCTCCAGCACCCGGTCATGCGGGCCGGTCTGGAGTCGCTGGACCGGTTCGCCATCTGGCGCGAGGACGGGTCCCGGATGATCGAGGCCTGCCAGTCGCCGGTGTGGGACACCTGCCTCGCCACCATCGCGCTCGTCGACGCGGGTGTGCCCGCCGACCACCCGCAGCTCGTCAAGGCCGCGGACTGGATGCTCGGCGAGGAGATCGTGCGGCCCGGTGACTGGTCGGTCAAGCGACCCCAACTCCCGCCGGGCGGCTGGGCGTTCGAGTTCCACAACGACAACTACCCCGACATCGACGACACCGCCGAGGTCGTCCTCGCGCTGCGCCGGGTCCGGCACCACGACCCCGATCGGGTGGAGAACGCCATCGGGCGCGGGGTGCGCTGGAACCTCGGGATGCAGTCGAAGAACGGGGCCTGGGGCGCCTTCGACGTCGACAACACCAGTCCGTTCCCCAACCGGCTGCCGTTCTGCGACTTCGGCGAGGTCATCGACCCGCCGTCCGCCGACGTCACCGCCCACGTGGTGGAGATGCTGGCCGTCGAGGGGCTCTCCCACGACCCGCGCACCCGGCGTGGCATCGAGTGGCTGCTCGCCGAACAGGAGCCGGACGGCTCGTGGTTCGGGCGCTGGGGCGTCAACTACATCTACGGCACCGGGTCGGTGGTGCCCGCCCTGACGGCCGCCGGTCTCCCCGCCTCGCACCCGGCGATCCGGCGGGCGGTGGCCTGGCTGGAGAAGGTCCAGAACGACGACGGCGGCTGGGGCGAGGACCTGCGCTCCTACAAGTACGTCAAGGAGTGGAGCGGCCGCGGCGCCTCCACCGCCTCCCAGACGGCCTGGGCCCTGATGGCGCTGCTGGCCGCGGGGGAGAGGGACTCCAAGGCCGTCGAGCGGGGCGTCGAATGGCTGGCGAGCACCCAGCGCGCGGACGGCTCCTGGGACGAGCCCTACTTCACCGGCACCGGCTTCCCCTGGGACTTCTCCATCAACTACCACCTCTACCGGCAGGTCTTCCCGCTCACCGCCCTGGGCCGTTACGTCCACGGAGAACCGTTCTCCCGGACCGAGGCCCTCTGA
- a CDS encoding polyprenyl synthetase family protein, translating into MPPAETAAARNAVDVTALLERGRTLATPVLKAAVDRLASPMDTVSAYHFGWIDAQGNPADGDGGKAVRPALAVLSAEVTGAAPETGIPGAVAVELVHNFSLLHDDLMDGDEQRRHRDTVWKVHGPAQAILVGDALFALANEVLLELGTVEAGRATRRLTTATRALIDGQAQDISYEHRDRVSVEECLEMEGNKTGALLACASSIGAVLGGADDRTADTLEKYGYHLGLAFQAVDDLLGIWGDPDSTGKQTWSDLRQRKKSLPVVAALAAGGAASERLGEILAADAKSSDFENFSEEEFAARAALIEEAGGREWTAAEARRQHTIAIEALNAVDMPDRVRDRFTALADFVVVRKR; encoded by the coding sequence GTGCCCCCGGCCGAGACGGCCGCTGCGAGGAACGCGGTGGACGTGACCGCGCTCCTGGAGCGCGGCCGGACCCTGGCCACTCCGGTGCTGAAGGCGGCCGTGGACCGTCTCGCATCCCCGATGGACACCGTTTCCGCCTATCACTTCGGCTGGATCGACGCCCAGGGCAACCCCGCGGACGGAGACGGCGGCAAGGCCGTGCGACCCGCGCTCGCCGTGCTCTCGGCCGAGGTCACCGGTGCCGCGCCCGAGACCGGCATCCCCGGCGCGGTCGCCGTGGAACTGGTCCACAACTTCTCACTGCTGCACGACGACCTGATGGACGGCGACGAGCAGCGCCGCCACCGCGACACGGTGTGGAAGGTGCACGGCCCGGCTCAGGCCATCCTGGTCGGCGACGCCCTGTTCGCCCTGGCCAACGAGGTCCTGCTGGAACTCGGCACCGTCGAGGCCGGCCGCGCCACCCGCCGTCTGACCACCGCCACCCGCGCCCTGATCGACGGCCAGGCCCAGGACATCTCCTACGAGCACCGCGACCGCGTCAGCGTCGAGGAGTGCCTGGAGATGGAGGGCAACAAGACCGGTGCCCTGCTGGCCTGCGCCAGCTCCATCGGCGCCGTGCTCGGCGGCGCGGACGACCGCACCGCCGACACCCTGGAGAAGTACGGCTACCACCTCGGCCTCGCCTTCCAGGCCGTCGACGACCTCCTCGGCATCTGGGGCGACCCGGACTCCACCGGCAAGCAGACCTGGAGCGACCTGCGCCAGCGCAAGAAGTCGTTGCCGGTGGTGGCCGCGCTCGCGGCGGGCGGTGCCGCCTCCGAGCGGCTCGGCGAGATCCTCGCCGCCGACGCCAAGAGCAGCGACTTCGAGAACTTCTCCGAGGAGGAGTTCGCGGCCCGCGCCGCCCTCATCGAGGAGGCCGGCGGCCGCGAGTGGACGGCCGCGGAGGCCCGCCGTCAGCACACCATCGCCATCGAAGCCCTGAACGCCGTCGACATGCCCGACCGGGTGCGGGACCGGTTCACGGCGCTCGCCGACTTCGTCGTCGTACGAAAGAGATGA
- the hpnE gene encoding hydroxysqualene dehydroxylase HpnE, with protein sequence MTDGQRSGRDAVVIGGGLAGITAALALADAGVRVTLLEGRPRLGGLAFSFQRGELTVDNGQHVYLRCCTAYRWFLDRIEGTALAPLQDRLDVPVLDLARPAGRRLGRLRRDALPVPLHLGRSLATYPHLSLAERARVGRAALALKGLDLADPSLDAQDFGSWLTAHGQSARAVEALWDLVGVATLNAVAGDASLGLAAMVFKTGLLSDPGAADIGWAHVPLGELHDRLARKALDSAGVRTEVRTRVTSISTDENGTWSVQVPGETLRADAVVLAVAQGEACDLLPEGALDAPENLRAIGTAPILNVHVVYDRKVLDKPFLAALGTPVQWVFDRTDASGLGQGQYLALSQSAAHDEIDEPVAALRARYLPELERLLPLARGAEVKDFFVTRERTATFAPAPGVGRLRPGARTKAPGLYLAGAWTATGWPATMESAVRSGVSAADAALAALGRPRPARLFEFEEAA encoded by the coding sequence ATGACCGACGGACAGCGGTCCGGACGGGACGCCGTCGTGATCGGCGGCGGACTCGCCGGTATCACCGCCGCGCTCGCGCTCGCCGACGCCGGGGTGCGCGTCACCCTGCTCGAAGGCAGGCCACGCCTGGGCGGACTCGCCTTCTCCTTCCAGCGCGGAGAGCTGACCGTCGACAACGGACAGCATGTCTACCTGCGCTGCTGCACCGCCTACCGCTGGTTCCTCGACCGCATCGAGGGGACGGCGCTGGCACCGCTGCAGGATCGTCTCGACGTGCCCGTACTCGATCTGGCCCGGCCCGCGGGCCGACGGCTCGGCAGACTGCGGCGCGACGCGCTGCCGGTGCCCCTGCATCTGGGACGCAGCCTCGCGACCTATCCACATCTCTCGCTCGCCGAGCGGGCCAGGGTGGGGCGTGCCGCGCTCGCGCTCAAGGGGCTCGACCTCGCCGATCCGAGCCTGGACGCACAGGACTTCGGCAGCTGGCTGACCGCGCACGGTCAGTCGGCGCGTGCCGTCGAGGCCCTGTGGGACCTGGTCGGGGTCGCCACCCTCAACGCGGTCGCGGGCGACGCCTCGCTGGGGCTCGCCGCGATGGTGTTCAAGACCGGTCTGCTGTCCGACCCGGGCGCGGCCGACATCGGCTGGGCGCACGTCCCGCTGGGTGAACTGCATGACCGGCTCGCCCGCAAGGCGCTCGACTCCGCGGGCGTGCGTACCGAGGTCCGTACACGCGTCACCTCCATCTCTACTGACGAGAACGGCACTTGGAGCGTGCAGGTTCCCGGGGAGACGCTCCGGGCCGACGCGGTCGTGCTCGCCGTGGCCCAGGGCGAGGCGTGTGACCTGCTGCCGGAGGGCGCGCTGGACGCCCCGGAAAATCTTCGGGCGATCGGCACCGCGCCGATCCTCAACGTCCATGTGGTCTACGACCGCAAGGTCCTCGACAAGCCGTTCCTCGCGGCCCTCGGCACCCCCGTGCAGTGGGTCTTCGACCGCACCGACGCCTCCGGACTGGGACAGGGCCAGTACCTCGCCCTGTCCCAGTCGGCCGCGCACGACGAGATCGACGAGCCGGTGGCCGCGCTGCGCGCGCGCTACCTGCCCGAGCTGGAGCGGCTGCTGCCGCTCGCGCGCGGCGCCGAGGTGAAGGACTTCTTCGTGACCAGGGAGCGCACGGCGACCTTCGCCCCGGCCCCCGGCGTCGGACGGCTGCGGCCCGGCGCCCGTACGAAAGCCCCCGGCCTCTACCTGGCCGGCGCGTGGACCGCCACAGGGTGGCCCGCGACCATGGAGAGTGCGGTCCGCAGTGGTGTGAGTGCGGCGGACGCCGCCCTCGCCGCCCTGGGCCGGCCCCGCCCCGCCCGTCTCTTCGAGTTCGAGGAGGCCGCGTGA
- the hpnD gene encoding presqualene diphosphate synthase HpnD has product MIRTVEPPPHTSAPVLAAYSYCEAVTGQQARNFAYGIRLLPTSKRRAMSALYAFSRRVDDIGDGALAGDVKAARLEDTRAMLTRVREGSVAEDDTDPVAVALAHAAETFPIPLSGLDELIDGVLMDVRGETYETWDDLKVYCRCVAGAIGRLSLGVFGTEPGARAAERAPEYADTLGLALQLTNILRDVREDAEDGRTYLPADDLAKFGCSAGFKGPKPPEGADFAGLVHFEVRRARALFAEGYRLLPMLDRRSGACVAAMAGIYRRLLDRIERDPEAVLRGRVSLPGREKAYVAVRGLSGLDARHVTRRPVRRRA; this is encoded by the coding sequence GTGATCCGGACGGTGGAGCCACCACCACACACGTCCGCACCGGTACTCGCCGCCTACAGCTACTGCGAGGCCGTGACCGGACAGCAGGCCCGTAACTTCGCGTACGGCATCAGGCTGCTGCCGACGTCCAAGCGGCGTGCGATGTCGGCGCTCTACGCGTTCTCGCGGCGCGTCGACGACATCGGCGACGGCGCGCTGGCGGGCGACGTCAAGGCCGCGAGGCTCGAGGACACCAGGGCGATGCTGACCCGGGTGCGCGAGGGTTCGGTCGCCGAGGACGACACCGATCCGGTGGCCGTCGCCCTCGCCCACGCCGCCGAGACCTTCCCGATCCCGCTGAGCGGCCTGGACGAACTGATCGACGGCGTCCTGATGGACGTACGCGGCGAGACCTACGAGACGTGGGACGATCTGAAGGTGTACTGCCGCTGTGTGGCGGGCGCCATCGGGCGCCTCTCGCTCGGTGTGTTCGGCACCGAACCGGGGGCGCGCGCCGCCGAACGCGCGCCGGAGTATGCCGACACGCTCGGCCTCGCGCTCCAGCTCACGAACATCCTCAGAGACGTCCGGGAGGACGCCGAGGACGGGCGCACCTATCTGCCCGCCGACGACCTCGCGAAGTTCGGCTGCTCGGCCGGCTTCAAGGGGCCGAAACCACCGGAGGGCGCCGACTTCGCGGGCCTCGTGCACTTCGAAGTGCGACGGGCCCGCGCCCTTTTCGCCGAGGGCTACCGGCTGCTCCCCATGCTCGACCGGCGCAGCGGTGCCTGTGTCGCCGCCATGGCGGGCATCTACCGCCGCCTGCTCGACCGCATCGAGCGCGACCCCGAGGCGGTGCTGCGCGGCCGGGTCTCACTGCCCGGACGCGAGAAGGCGTACGTCGCCGTCCGCGGCCTGTCCGGCCTCGACGCCCGGCATGTGACGCGGCGGCCTGTCAGGAGGCGCGCCTGA
- the hpnC gene encoding squalene synthase HpnC, producing the protein MTETGTTRPGVTERGTLDKAAAENFPVAPFFLPKDWRTDLMAVYGFARLVDDIGDGDLAPGGADARLLGVSPAEAEDRLVLLDAFEADLHRVFSGEPRHPLLRRLRPTVRRRALTPEPFLGLIAANRQDQLVTRYETYDDLLAYCELSANPVGRLVLAVTGTSTPERVRLSDAICTALQIVEHLQDVAEDLGRDRIYLPAADMKRFHVQEADLATKTAGASVRALVAYEAQRARELLNEGAPLVGSVHGRLKLLLAGFVAGGRAALRAITAAEYDVLPGSPKPGKLQLLREVGVTLRGER; encoded by the coding sequence ATGACGGAGACCGGCACGACGCGCCCCGGAGTGACGGAGCGCGGAACGCTCGACAAAGCCGCGGCGGAGAACTTCCCCGTGGCTCCGTTCTTCCTGCCCAAGGACTGGCGCACCGACCTCATGGCGGTGTACGGCTTCGCGCGCCTCGTCGACGACATCGGTGACGGCGACCTGGCCCCCGGCGGCGCCGACGCCCGGCTGCTCGGCGTGTCGCCCGCGGAGGCCGAGGACCGGCTGGTCCTGCTGGACGCCTTCGAGGCCGACCTGCACCGCGTCTTCTCCGGAGAGCCCCGCCACCCGTTGCTGCGCCGCCTCCGGCCCACGGTCCGCCGCCGCGCGCTGACCCCCGAGCCCTTCCTCGGTCTGATCGCCGCCAACCGCCAGGACCAGCTCGTCACCCGCTACGAGACCTATGACGACCTGCTCGCCTACTGCGAGCTGTCCGCCAACCCCGTAGGCCGTCTCGTGCTCGCCGTCACCGGCACCTCGACCCCCGAGCGGGTCCGCCTCTCGGACGCGATCTGCACCGCCCTCCAGATCGTCGAACACCTCCAGGACGTCGCCGAGGACCTCGGCCGCGACCGGATCTATCTGCCCGCCGCGGACATGAAGCGCTTTCATGTCCAGGAGGCGGATCTCGCCACGAAAACCGCGGGCGCATCGGTGCGCGCTCTGGTTGCATACGAGGCACAACGCGCCCGCGAACTCCTGAATGAAGGCGCCCCCCTGGTGGGTAGCGTCCACGGCAGACTGAAGCTGCTGCTCGCAGGGTTCGTGGCGGGGGGAAGGGCGGCGCTCCGCGCGATCACCGCCGCCGAGTACGACGTACTTCCCGGCTCGCCCAAGCCCGGCAAGCTCCAGCTGCTGCGCGAGGTGGGCGTCACTCTGCGAGGAGAGAGGTGA
- a CDS encoding ABC transporter ATP-binding protein — protein MAEDIRDEQTLTGTADAQIPTVIADELHIVYRVNGAKTGKGSATAALSRILKRGSDDAARGVRKVHAVKGVSFVAYKGEAVGLIGSNGSGKSTLLRAIAGLLPAESGRVYTHGQPSLLGVNAALMNDLTGERNVILGGLAMGMSREQIRERYQEIVDFSGINEKGDFITLPMRTYSSGMAARLRFSIAAAKDHDVLMIDEALATGDRKFQKRSEERIRELRKEAGTVFLVSHNNKSIRDTCNRVLWLERGELRMDGPTDEVIKEYEKFTGK, from the coding sequence GTGGCTGAGGACATCAGGGACGAGCAGACCCTCACGGGCACCGCGGACGCGCAGATCCCCACCGTCATCGCGGACGAGCTGCACATCGTCTACCGCGTCAACGGCGCCAAGACCGGCAAGGGCAGCGCGACCGCCGCGCTCAGCCGCATCCTCAAGCGAGGCTCCGACGACGCCGCGCGGGGCGTGCGCAAGGTGCACGCCGTCAAGGGCGTCTCCTTCGTCGCCTACAAGGGCGAGGCGGTCGGACTGATCGGCTCCAACGGCTCCGGCAAGTCGACCCTCCTGCGGGCCATCGCCGGCCTGCTGCCCGCCGAGAGCGGCCGCGTCTACACCCACGGCCAGCCCTCCCTGCTCGGCGTCAACGCGGCCCTGATGAACGACCTGACCGGGGAGCGCAACGTCATCCTGGGCGGCCTCGCCATGGGCATGTCCCGGGAGCAGATCAGGGAGCGCTACCAGGAGATCGTCGACTTCTCCGGGATCAACGAGAAGGGCGACTTCATCACCCTTCCGATGCGCACGTACTCCTCCGGCATGGCGGCCCGCCTGCGCTTCTCCATCGCCGCCGCCAAGGACCACGACGTCCTCATGATCGACGAGGCCCTGGCCACCGGTGACCGCAAGTTCCAGAAGCGCTCCGAGGAACGCATCCGGGAACTGCGCAAGGAGGCCGGCACGGTCTTTCTCGTCAGTCACAACAACAAGTCGATCCGTGACACCTGCAACCGCGTCCTGTGGCTGGAGCGCGGCGAGCTGCGCATGGACGGCCCGACCGATGAGGTCATCAAGGAGTACGAGAAGTTCACGGGCAAGTAG
- a CDS encoding ABC transporter permease has product MSETTHDGTVAVSAPASPDEGLTAAQLAGRYGLTVSGARPSLVEYVRQLWDRRHFILAFSRAKLTAQYSQAKLGQLWQVATPLLNAGVYFFIFGVILNASRGMSKDVYIPFLVTGVFVFTFTQSSVMAGVRAISGNLGLVRALHFPRASLPISFALQQLQQLLFSMVVLFAVAVGFGHYPDLSWALIVPVLFLQFLFNTGLALIMARAGAKTPDLAQLMPFVMRTWMYASGVMFSIPIMLADKPQWVATVLQWNPAAIYMDLMRFALIDEYGAENLPDHVWAAAGGWAALFALGGFVYFWKAEERYGRG; this is encoded by the coding sequence GTGAGTGAGACAACGCACGACGGCACGGTCGCGGTGAGCGCGCCCGCGTCGCCCGACGAGGGCCTCACGGCGGCGCAGCTCGCCGGCCGGTACGGCCTGACCGTGAGCGGCGCCAGGCCCTCGCTCGTCGAGTACGTCCGCCAGCTCTGGGACCGGCGCCACTTCATCCTCGCGTTCTCGCGGGCGAAGCTGACCGCCCAGTACAGCCAGGCCAAGCTCGGCCAGCTGTGGCAGGTGGCGACGCCGCTGCTGAACGCGGGCGTGTACTTCTTCATCTTCGGCGTCATCCTGAACGCCAGCCGGGGCATGTCGAAGGACGTGTACATCCCGTTCCTGGTCACGGGTGTGTTCGTGTTCACCTTCACGCAGAGCTCCGTCATGGCGGGCGTGCGCGCCATCTCCGGCAACCTCGGTCTGGTGCGCGCGCTGCACTTCCCGCGGGCGTCCCTGCCGATCTCCTTCGCGCTCCAGCAGCTCCAGCAGCTGCTGTTCTCGATGGTCGTGCTGTTCGCCGTGGCGGTCGGCTTCGGCCACTACCCGGACCTGTCCTGGGCGCTCATCGTCCCGGTGCTGTTCCTGCAGTTCCTCTTCAACACCGGCCTCGCGCTGATCATGGCCCGCGCGGGCGCCAAGACCCCCGACCTGGCACAGCTCATGCCGTTCGTGATGCGGACGTGGATGTACGCGTCCGGCGTGATGTTCTCGATCCCGATCATGCTGGCCGACAAGCCGCAGTGGGTCGCCACGGTCCTCCAGTGGAACCCGGCGGCCATCTACATGGACCTCATGCGCTTCGCCCTGATCGACGAGTACGGCGCCGAGAACCTGCCCGACCACGTCTGGGCGGCCGCGGGCGGCTGGGCCGCGCTCTTCGCGCTCGGCGGCTTCGTGTACTTCTGGAAGGCGGAGGAAAGGTACGGCCGTGGCTGA
- a CDS encoding glycosyltransferase, producing MKVGAVIITMGNRPEELRALLDSVAKQDGDPVQVVVVGNGSPVPDVPEGVRTIELPENLGIPGGRNVGIEAFGPSGRDVDILLFLDDDGLLPNHDTAELCRQAFTADPKLGIVSFRIADPDTGVTQRRHVPRLRAADPMRSSRVTTFLGGANAVRTQVFAEVGGLPDEFFYAHEETDLAWRALDAGWMIDYRSDMVLYHPTTAPSRHAVYHRMVARNRVWLARRNLPALLVPVYLGVWMLLTLLRRPSRPALKAWFGGFREGWSTPCGPRRPMKWRTVWRLTRLGRPPVI from the coding sequence ATGAAGGTCGGCGCGGTCATCATCACCATGGGCAACCGCCCCGAGGAGCTGCGCGCCCTGCTCGACTCGGTCGCCAAGCAGGACGGCGACCCGGTCCAGGTGGTCGTCGTCGGCAACGGCTCGCCCGTCCCGGACGTCCCCGAGGGCGTGCGGACCATCGAGCTGCCCGAGAACCTCGGCATCCCCGGCGGCCGCAACGTCGGCATCGAGGCCTTCGGGCCCAGCGGTCGCGACGTCGACATACTGCTTTTCCTGGACGACGACGGTCTCCTCCCGAACCACGACACCGCCGAACTGTGCCGTCAGGCCTTCACGGCCGACCCGAAGCTCGGCATCGTCAGCTTCCGCATCGCCGACCCCGACACCGGGGTCACCCAGCGTCGGCACGTGCCCCGGCTGCGGGCCGCCGACCCGATGCGCTCCTCCCGGGTCACCACCTTCCTCGGCGGCGCCAACGCCGTACGCACCCAGGTCTTCGCCGAAGTCGGCGGCCTCCCGGACGAGTTCTTCTACGCCCACGAGGAAACCGACCTGGCATGGCGGGCCCTCGACGCGGGCTGGATGATCGACTACCGGTCCGACATGGTGCTGTACCACCCGACGACCGCGCCCTCGCGGCACGCGGTCTACCACCGCATGGTCGCCCGCAACCGCGTCTGGCTCGCCCGCCGCAACCTGCCCGCGCTCCTGGTCCCGGTCTACCTGGGTGTCTGGATGCTGCTGACCCTGCTGCGCCGCCCCTCGCGGCCCGCCCTGAAGGCCTGGTTCGGCGGCTTCCGGGAGGGCTGGAGCACACCGTGCGGACCGCGCAGGCCGATGAAGTGGCGTACCGTCTGGCGCCTGACCCGATTGGGCCGGCCCCCGGTCATCTGA
- a CDS encoding CDP-alcohol phosphatidyltransferase family protein — protein sequence MSRPSVAELRPVVHPAGVKDRRSGEHWMGRLYMREVSLRVDRYLVNTRVTPNQLTYLMTVFGVLAAPALLVPGIPGAVLGVVCVQMYLLLDCVDGEIARWKKQYSLNGVYLDRVGAYLTDAAVLVGFGLRAADLFGSGRIDWLWAFLGTLAALGAILIKAETDLVGVARHQTGKPPVQEAAAEMRSSGMALARRAAAAFKFHRLILGIEASLVILVLAVVDQMRDDLFFTRLGVAVMAGIALLQTLLHLVSILASSRLK from the coding sequence ATGTCAAGGCCATCGGTAGCTGAACTCCGTCCGGTCGTCCACCCCGCAGGGGTCAAGGACCGGCGCAGCGGTGAGCACTGGATGGGACGCCTCTACATGCGTGAGGTGTCCCTGCGGGTGGACCGCTACCTGGTGAACACCAGGGTGACGCCCAACCAGCTCACGTACCTGATGACCGTCTTCGGTGTCCTCGCGGCCCCGGCCCTCCTGGTGCCGGGGATCCCGGGGGCGGTGCTCGGCGTGGTGTGCGTCCAGATGTACCTGCTGCTGGACTGCGTCGACGGCGAGATCGCGCGCTGGAAGAAGCAGTACTCGCTCAACGGCGTGTACCTGGACCGCGTCGGCGCGTACCTGACCGACGCTGCCGTGCTCGTCGGCTTCGGTCTGCGCGCCGCCGACCTGTTCGGCAGCGGTCGTATCGACTGGCTGTGGGCCTTCCTCGGCACCCTGGCCGCCCTCGGTGCGATCCTCATCAAGGCCGAGACCGACCTCGTGGGGGTCGCCCGGCACCAGACGGGCAAGCCTCCCGTCCAGGAGGCCGCCGCCGAGATGCGCTCCTCCGGCATGGCGCTGGCCCGCCGGGCCGCCGCCGCGTTCAAGTTCCACCGGCTGATCCTCGGCATAGAGGCGTCCCTGGTGATCCTGGTCCTGGCAGTCGTGGACCAGATGCGGGACGACCTGTTCTTCACGCGGCTCGGCGTCGCGGTGATGGCCGGGATCGCCCTGCTCCAGACCCTGCTGCACCTCGTTTCGATCCTCGCCTCCAGCAGGCTGAAGTGA